The following proteins are co-located in the Pseudomonas cavernae genome:
- the fdhA gene encoding formaldehyde dehydrogenase, glutathione-independent, which produces MSGNRGVVYLGAGKVEVQKIDYPKMQDPRGKKIEHGVILRVVSTNICGSDQHMVRGRTTAQVGLVLGHEITGEVIEKGSDVENLKIGDLVSVPFNVACGRCRSCKEQHTGVCLTVNPARAGGAYGYVDMGDWTGGQAEYVLVPYADFNLLKLPDRDKAMEKIRDLTCLSDILPTGYHGAVTAGVGPGSSVYIAGAGPVGLAAAASARLLGAAVVIVGDVNPVRLAHAKAQGFEIADLSKDTPLHEQIAALLGEPEVDCAVDAVGFEARGHGHAGVQQEAPATVLNSLMGVVRVAGKIGIPGLYVTEDPGAVDAAAKIGSLSIRFGLGWAKSHSFHTGQTPVMKYNRALMQAIMWDRINIAEVVGVQVISLDDAPRGYGEFDAGVPKKFVIDPHKMFSAA; this is translated from the coding sequence ATGTCTGGTAATCGTGGTGTCGTGTATCTCGGCGCGGGCAAGGTCGAAGTACAGAAAATCGACTATCCCAAAATGCAGGATCCGCGCGGCAAGAAGATCGAGCATGGGGTCATCCTGCGCGTGGTTTCCACCAACATCTGCGGCTCGGACCAGCACATGGTGCGCGGTCGCACCACCGCCCAGGTCGGCCTGGTGCTCGGCCACGAGATCACCGGAGAGGTGATCGAGAAGGGCAGCGACGTGGAAAACCTGAAGATCGGCGACCTGGTCTCGGTGCCGTTCAACGTCGCCTGCGGCCGCTGCCGCAGCTGCAAGGAGCAGCACACCGGGGTCTGCCTGACCGTCAACCCGGCCCGCGCCGGCGGCGCCTACGGTTACGTCGACATGGGCGACTGGACCGGCGGCCAGGCCGAATACGTGCTGGTGCCCTACGCCGACTTCAACCTGCTCAAGCTGCCGGACCGCGACAAGGCCATGGAGAAGATCCGCGACCTGACCTGCCTGTCCGACATCCTACCCACCGGCTACCACGGTGCGGTCACCGCCGGCGTCGGCCCGGGCAGCTCGGTGTATATCGCCGGCGCCGGCCCGGTCGGTCTGGCCGCCGCCGCCTCGGCCCGCCTGCTGGGTGCGGCGGTGGTCATCGTCGGCGACGTCAACCCGGTGCGCCTGGCCCATGCCAAGGCCCAGGGCTTCGAAATCGCCGACCTGTCCAAGGACACGCCGCTGCACGAGCAGATCGCCGCCCTGCTGGGCGAGCCGGAAGTGGATTGCGCGGTGGATGCGGTGGGCTTCGAGGCCCGTGGCCATGGGCATGCCGGCGTGCAGCAGGAGGCCCCGGCCACCGTGCTCAACTCGCTGATGGGGGTGGTGCGGGTCGCCGGCAAGATCGGCATTCCCGGCCTCTATGTCACCGAGGACCCGGGCGCGGTGGACGCCGCGGCGAAGATCGGCAGCCTGAGCATCCGCTTCGGCCTCGGCTGGGCCAAGTCGCACAGCTTCCACACCGGCCAGACCCCGGTGATGAAATACAACCGCGCGCTGATGCAGGCGATCATGTGGGACCGCATCAACATCGCCGAAGTGGTCGGTGTGCAGGTGATCAGCCTGGACGACGCGCCGCGCGGTTACGGCGAGTTCGACGCCGGGGTGCCGAAGAAATTCGTCATCGACCCGCACAAGATGTTCAGCGCGGCCTGA
- a CDS encoding sarcosine oxidase subunit alpha yields MSQVNRLSKGGRIDRSQPMSFSFNGQSYQGYAGDSLAAALLANGVDIVGRSFKYSRPRGIVAAGAEEPNAVLQIGSSEAAQTPNVRATQQALYAGLVANSTNGWPSVNTDLMGILGKVGGQMMPPGFYYKTFMYPQNLWLTYEKYIRKAAGLGRAPTAMDPDSYDYLNQHCDVLVVGAGPAGLAAALAAGRSGARVILADEQEEFGGSLLDSRETLDGKPAADWLAKAIAELQQMPEVTLLPRATVNGYHDHNFLTIHQRLTDHLGELAPLGPFGQREVRQRLHRVRAKRVVLAAGAHERPLVYANNDVPGNMLAGAVSTYVRRYGVAPGRQLVLSTNNDYAYRVVLDWLDAGLPVVAVADARSNPRGTWVEEARARGVRILTGSAVVEAAGSKRVSGARICAIDVHNLKVTSPGEVLDCDLIVSSGGYSPVVHLASHLGGKPTWRDDILAFVPGEGFQKRLCAGAVNGVFALGEVLGDGFAAGAAAAADAGFKKVEGSLPKAEKRQEEATVALFQVPHDKPTARAPKQFVDLQNDVTAAGIELATREGFESVEHVKRYTALGFGTDQGKLGNINGLAIAARSLGISIPQMGTTMFRPNYTPVTFGAVAGRHCGPLFEPKRYTAMHRWHLEHGAEFEDVGQWKRPWYFPRAGEDLHAAVARECKAVRDSVGILDASTLGKIDIQGPDAREFLNRVYTNAWTKLDVGKARYGLMCKEDGMVFDDGVTACLADNHFVMTTTTGGAARVMEWLEIYHQTEWPELKVYFTSVTDHWATMTLSGPNSRKLLAEVTDIDLDKDTFPFMSWREGKVAGVPARVFRISFTGELSYEVNVQADYAMGVWEKLVEAGKKYNLTPYGTETMHVLRAEKGFIIIGQDTDGSVTPDDLDMGWCVGRNKPFSWIGWRGMNREDCLREERKQLVGLKPVDPHQVLPEGAQLVFDPKQAIPMQMVGHVTSSYMSASLGYAFALAVVKGGLKRMGERVFAPLVDGRVIEAEIVSSVFYDPKGDRQNV; encoded by the coding sequence ATGAGCCAGGTCAATCGTCTTTCCAAGGGCGGTCGCATCGACCGCAGCCAGCCGATGAGCTTCAGCTTCAACGGCCAGAGCTACCAGGGCTACGCCGGCGACTCCCTGGCCGCCGCGCTGCTGGCCAACGGCGTCGACATAGTCGGGCGCAGCTTCAAGTACTCGCGGCCGCGCGGCATCGTCGCCGCCGGCGCCGAAGAGCCCAACGCCGTGCTGCAGATCGGCTCCAGCGAAGCCGCGCAGACCCCCAACGTGCGCGCCACCCAGCAGGCCCTGTACGCCGGGCTGGTGGCCAACAGCACCAACGGCTGGCCGAGCGTCAACACCGACCTGATGGGCATTCTCGGCAAGGTCGGCGGGCAGATGATGCCGCCCGGCTTCTACTACAAGACCTTCATGTATCCGCAGAACCTCTGGCTGACCTACGAGAAGTACATCCGCAAGGCCGCCGGTCTCGGCCGCGCGCCGACCGCCATGGACCCGGACAGCTACGACTACCTGAACCAGCACTGCGATGTGCTGGTGGTCGGCGCCGGCCCCGCCGGCCTGGCCGCTGCCCTGGCAGCCGGGCGCAGCGGTGCGCGGGTGATCCTCGCCGACGAACAGGAAGAGTTCGGCGGCAGCCTGCTGGATAGCCGCGAGACCCTCGACGGCAAGCCCGCCGCCGACTGGCTGGCCAAGGCCATCGCCGAGCTGCAGCAGATGCCGGAAGTGACCCTGCTGCCGCGCGCCACGGTGAACGGCTACCACGATCACAACTTCCTCACCATCCATCAGCGCCTCACCGACCACCTCGGCGAACTCGCGCCGCTGGGCCCGTTCGGCCAACGTGAGGTGCGCCAGCGCCTGCACCGCGTGCGCGCCAAGCGCGTGGTGCTGGCCGCCGGCGCCCACGAGCGGCCGCTGGTGTACGCCAACAACGACGTGCCGGGCAACATGCTCGCCGGTGCCGTCTCCACCTACGTGCGCCGCTACGGCGTGGCGCCGGGCCGGCAACTGGTGCTGTCGACCAACAACGATTACGCCTACCGCGTGGTGCTCGACTGGCTGGATGCCGGCTTGCCGGTGGTCGCCGTCGCCGATGCGCGCAGCAACCCGCGCGGCACCTGGGTGGAAGAAGCCCGCGCCCGTGGCGTGCGCATCCTCACCGGCAGCGCGGTGGTCGAGGCCGCGGGCAGCAAGCGCGTCAGCGGCGCGCGGATCTGCGCCATCGACGTGCACAACCTGAAAGTCACCAGCCCCGGCGAAGTGCTGGACTGCGACCTGATCGTCAGCTCCGGCGGCTACAGTCCGGTGGTGCACCTGGCTTCGCACCTTGGCGGCAAGCCGACCTGGCGTGACGACATCCTCGCCTTCGTCCCCGGTGAAGGCTTCCAGAAGCGCCTCTGCGCCGGCGCCGTGAATGGCGTGTTCGCGCTGGGCGAGGTGCTCGGCGATGGCTTCGCGGCCGGTGCCGCGGCGGCCGCCGACGCGGGCTTCAAGAAGGTCGAAGGCAGCCTGCCGAAGGCCGAGAAGCGCCAGGAGGAGGCGACCGTCGCGCTGTTCCAGGTGCCGCACGACAAACCGACCGCGCGGGCGCCGAAGCAGTTCGTCGACCTGCAGAACGACGTCACCGCCGCCGGCATCGAGCTGGCCACCCGCGAGGGCTTCGAGTCGGTCGAGCACGTCAAGCGCTACACCGCGCTGGGCTTCGGCACCGACCAGGGCAAGCTGGGCAACATCAACGGCCTGGCCATCGCCGCCCGGTCGCTGGGCATCAGCATCCCGCAGATGGGCACCACCATGTTCCGCCCGAACTACACCCCGGTGACCTTCGGCGCGGTCGCCGGTCGGCACTGCGGCCCGCTGTTCGAGCCCAAGCGCTACACCGCGATGCACCGCTGGCACCTGGAGCACGGCGCCGAGTTCGAGGACGTCGGCCAGTGGAAGCGGCCCTGGTACTTCCCGAGAGCCGGCGAAGACCTGCATGCCGCGGTAGCCCGCGAATGCAAGGCCGTGCGTGACAGCGTGGGCATCCTCGACGCCTCGACCCTGGGCAAGATCGACATCCAGGGCCCGGATGCCCGCGAGTTCCTCAACCGCGTGTACACCAACGCCTGGACCAAGCTTGACGTGGGCAAGGCCCGCTACGGCCTGATGTGCAAGGAAGACGGCATGGTCTTCGACGACGGCGTGACCGCCTGCCTGGCCGACAACCATTTCGTCATGACCACCACCACCGGCGGCGCCGCCCGCGTGATGGAATGGCTGGAGATCTACCACCAGACCGAATGGCCGGAGCTGAAGGTGTACTTCACCTCGGTGACCGACCACTGGGCGACCATGACCCTGTCCGGCCCCAACAGCCGCAAGCTGCTGGCGGAAGTCACCGACATCGACCTGGACAAGGACACCTTCCCGTTCATGAGCTGGAGGGAGGGCAAGGTCGCTGGCGTGCCGGCGCGGGTGTTCCGCATCTCCTTCACCGGCGAGCTGAGCTACGAGGTCAACGTCCAGGCCGACTACGCCATGGGCGTCTGGGAGAAACTGGTCGAGGCCGGCAAGAAGTACAACCTGACCCCCTACGGCACCGAGACCATGCACGTGCTGCGGGCGGAGAAGGGCTTCATCATCATCGGCCAGGACACCGACGGTTCGGTGACCCCGGACGACCTCGACATGGGCTGGTGCGTCGGCCGCAACAAGCCGTTCTCCTGGATCGGCTGGCGCGGCATGAACCGCGAGGATTGCCTGCGCGAGGAGCGCAAGCAACTGGTCGGCCTCAAGCCCGTGGACCCGCACCAGGTGCTGCCGGAAGGCGCCCAGCTGGTGTTCGATCCCAAGCAGGCCATCCCGATGCAGATGGTCGGCCACGTCACCTCCAGCTACATGAGCGCCTCGCTGGGCTACGCCTTCGCCCTCGCGGTGGTCAAGGGCGGCCTCAAGCGCATGGGTGAGCGCGTGTTCGCGCCGTTGGTGGATGGCCGCGTGATTGAAGCCGAAATCGTCAGCTCCGTGTTCTATGACCCGAAAGGGGATCGCCAGAATGTCTAA
- a CDS encoding sarcosine oxidase subunit delta, giving the protein MLHIFCPHCGELRSEEEFHAKGQAHIARPLDPNACTDEEWGDYLFFRDNPRGIHHELWVHAAGCRKYFNVTRHTVSYEILETYKVGERPGVTEKKAVDQGVPA; this is encoded by the coding sequence ATGCTGCACATCTTCTGCCCCCATTGCGGGGAACTGCGCTCCGAAGAGGAATTCCATGCCAAGGGCCAGGCGCACATCGCCCGCCCGCTGGACCCGAACGCCTGCACCGACGAGGAGTGGGGCGACTACCTGTTCTTCCGCGACAACCCGCGCGGCATCCACCATGAGCTGTGGGTGCACGCCGCCGGCTGCCGCAAATATTTCAACGTCACGCGCCACACCGTGAGCTACGAAATCCTCGAAACCTACAAGGTCGGCGAGCGTCCCGGGGTGACCGAGAAGAAGGCCGTCGACCAAGGAGTACCGGCATGA
- the glyA gene encoding serine hydroxymethyltransferase, translated as MFSKHDQIQGYDDELLSAINEEERRQEDHIELIASENYTSQRVMQAQGSGLTNKYAEGYPGKRYYGGCEFVDKVEQLAIDRAKQLFGADYANVQPHSGSQANSAVYLALLQAGDCILGMSLAHGGHLTHGAKVSSSGKLYHAVQYGLDTATGLIDYDEVERLALEHKPKMIVAGFSAYSKTLDFPRFRAIADKVGAYLFVDMAHVAGLVAAGRYPNPLPYADVVTTTTHKTLRGPRGGLILARKNEEIEKKLNSAVFPGAQGGPLMHVIAGKAVCFKEALEPGFKTYQQQVIVNAQAMAETFVARGFDVVSGGTDNHLFLLSLIKQGLTGKEADAALGRAGITVNKNAVPNDPQSPFVTSGIRIGTPAITTRGLKEEQSRELAGWICDILDHLGDADVEAQVAKQVAGLCADFPVYR; from the coding sequence ATGTTCAGCAAGCACGACCAGATCCAGGGCTACGACGACGAACTGCTCAGCGCCATCAACGAAGAGGAACGTCGTCAGGAAGACCATATCGAGCTGATCGCCTCGGAGAACTACACCAGCCAGCGCGTCATGCAGGCGCAGGGCAGCGGCCTGACCAACAAGTACGCCGAGGGCTACCCGGGCAAGCGCTACTACGGTGGCTGCGAATTCGTCGACAAGGTCGAGCAGCTGGCCATCGATCGTGCCAAGCAGCTGTTCGGCGCCGACTATGCCAACGTCCAGCCGCACTCCGGCTCCCAGGCCAACAGCGCGGTCTACCTGGCCCTGCTGCAGGCCGGCGACTGCATTCTCGGCATGAGCCTGGCCCACGGCGGCCACCTGACCCACGGCGCCAAGGTCAGTTCATCCGGCAAGCTCTACCACGCCGTGCAGTACGGCCTGGACACCGCCACTGGGCTGATCGACTACGACGAAGTGGAGCGCCTGGCGCTCGAGCACAAGCCGAAGATGATCGTCGCTGGCTTCTCCGCCTACTCCAAGACCCTCGACTTCCCGCGTTTTCGCGCCATCGCCGACAAAGTGGGTGCCTACCTGTTCGTCGACATGGCCCACGTCGCCGGCCTGGTCGCCGCCGGCCGGTACCCGAACCCGCTGCCCTACGCGGACGTGGTCACCACCACCACCCACAAGACCCTGCGCGGCCCGCGCGGCGGCCTGATCCTGGCGCGCAAGAACGAGGAGATCGAGAAGAAGCTCAACTCCGCGGTGTTCCCGGGCGCTCAGGGCGGCCCGCTGATGCACGTGATCGCCGGCAAGGCGGTGTGTTTCAAGGAGGCACTGGAGCCGGGCTTCAAGACTTACCAGCAGCAGGTGATCGTGAATGCCCAGGCGATGGCCGAAACCTTCGTCGCCCGCGGCTTCGACGTGGTTTCCGGCGGCACCGACAACCACCTGTTCCTGCTCAGCCTGATCAAGCAGGGCCTGACCGGCAAGGAGGCCGATGCGGCGCTCGGCCGCGCCGGCATCACCGTCAACAAGAATGCCGTGCCCAACGATCCGCAGAGCCCGTTCGTGACGTCCGGCATCCGTATCGGCACCCCGGCCATCACCACCCGCGGGCTGAAGGAAGAGCAGAGCCGCGAACTGGCCGGCTGGATCTGCGACATCCTCGACCACCTCGGCGATGCCGATGTCGAGGCGCAGGTGGCCAAGCAGGTCGCCGGGCTGTGTGCGGACTTTCCGGTCTATCGTTGA
- a CDS encoding sarcosine oxidase subunit beta family protein, which yields MQRYSGFGLFKHSLSHHENWQRMWRTPTPKPVYDVVIVGGGGHGLATAYYLAKEFGVKNVAVVEKGWLGGGNTARNTTIVRSNYLWDESAHIYEHAMKLWEGLSQDLNYNVMYSARGVFNLGHTLQDMRDIERRVSANRLNGIDGEVLDAQQVEELIPYLDCSKNTRYPVMGASLQRRGGVARHDAVAWGFARAADALGVDLLQNTEVTGFRKQDGAVIGVETNRGFIGAKRVGVVTAGNSGHMAKLAGFRLPLESHPLQALVSEPIKPVIDSVIMSNAVHGYISQSDKGDLVIGAGIDGYNGYGQRGSYPTIEHTLQAIVEMFPVLSRVRMNRQWGGIVDTTPDACPIIAKTPVKNLFFNCGWGTGGFKATPGSGHVFAASLAKGEMHPLAQPFAIERFHTGALIDEHGAAGVAH from the coding sequence ATGCAGCGTTATTCCGGCTTCGGCCTGTTCAAGCACTCCCTCAGCCACCACGAGAACTGGCAGCGGATGTGGCGCACCCCCACGCCGAAGCCGGTGTACGACGTGGTCATCGTCGGCGGTGGCGGGCATGGTCTGGCCACCGCCTACTACCTGGCCAAGGAATTCGGCGTGAAAAACGTCGCGGTGGTGGAGAAGGGCTGGCTGGGCGGCGGCAACACTGCGCGCAACACCACCATCGTGCGCTCCAACTACCTGTGGGACGAATCGGCGCACATCTACGAGCACGCGATGAAGCTGTGGGAAGGCCTGTCCCAGGACCTCAACTACAACGTCATGTACTCGGCCCGCGGCGTGTTCAACCTCGGCCATACCCTGCAGGACATGCGCGACATCGAGCGGCGGGTGAGCGCCAACCGCCTCAACGGCATCGACGGCGAAGTGCTCGATGCCCAGCAGGTCGAGGAGCTGATTCCCTACCTGGACTGCAGCAAGAACACCCGCTACCCGGTAATGGGCGCCTCTCTGCAGCGGCGGGGCGGCGTCGCCCGTCACGATGCGGTGGCCTGGGGCTTCGCCCGCGCCGCCGACGCCCTGGGCGTGGACCTGTTGCAGAACACCGAGGTGACCGGCTTTCGCAAGCAGGACGGCGCGGTCATCGGCGTCGAGACCAACCGCGGCTTTATCGGCGCCAAGCGCGTCGGCGTGGTCACCGCCGGCAACTCCGGGCATATGGCCAAGCTCGCCGGCTTCCGCCTGCCGCTGGAGTCGCACCCGCTGCAGGCGCTGGTGTCCGAGCCGATCAAGCCGGTCATCGACAGCGTGATCATGTCCAACGCCGTGCATGGCTACATCAGCCAGTCGGACAAGGGCGACCTGGTCATCGGCGCCGGCATCGACGGCTACAACGGCTACGGCCAGCGCGGTTCCTACCCGACCATCGAGCACACCCTGCAGGCCATCGTCGAGATGTTCCCGGTGCTCTCGCGGGTACGCATGAACCGCCAGTGGGGCGGCATAGTCGATACCACCCCGGACGCCTGCCCAATCATCGCCAAGACGCCGGTGAAGAACCTGTTCTTCAACTGCGGTTGGGGCACCGGTGGCTTCAAGGCCACTCCGGGCTCGGGCCACGTGTTCGCCGCCAGCCTGGCCAAGGGCGAGATGCACCCGCTGGCCCAGCCGTTCGCCATCGAGCGCTTCCACACCGGCGCGCTGATCGACGAGCACGGCGCGGCCGGGGTCGCGCACTAA
- a CDS encoding sarcosine oxidase subunit gamma: MSNVNVYQQRPDAAPAESPLRHAGLDELARKGKRSAGVSLREKKLLGHLMIRGDAKDPAFAGGVHKALGLELPVALTLVASGETSLQWLAPDEWLLIVPSGEEFAAEQRLRAALDGLHHSVVNVSGGQTLLELAGPKVREVLMKSTPYDVHPSNFPVGKAVGTVFAKSQLVIRHTGEDTWELLIRRSFADYFWLWLQDASAEFGLAVKA; encoded by the coding sequence ATGTCTAACGTCAACGTCTACCAGCAACGCCCCGATGCCGCCCCTGCCGAGTCGCCCCTGCGCCACGCCGGCCTCGACGAGCTGGCGCGCAAGGGCAAGCGCAGCGCGGGGGTGAGCCTGCGCGAGAAGAAACTCCTCGGCCATCTGATGATCCGTGGCGATGCCAAGGATCCGGCCTTCGCCGGCGGCGTGCACAAGGCCCTCGGCCTGGAGCTGCCGGTGGCCCTGACCCTGGTGGCCAGCGGCGAGACCTCGCTGCAGTGGCTGGCCCCCGACGAGTGGCTGCTGATCGTGCCGAGCGGCGAGGAGTTCGCCGCCGAGCAGCGCCTGCGCGCCGCCCTGGATGGCCTGCACCACTCGGTGGTGAACGTCAGCGGCGGCCAGACTCTCCTCGAGCTCGCCGGGCCCAAGGTCCGCGAAGTGCTGATGAAGTCGACGCCCTATGACGTGCACCCGAGCAATTTCCCGGTGGGCAAGGCGGTGGGCACCGTCTTCGCCAAGTCCCAGCTGGTGATCCGCCACACCGGCGAAGACACCTGGGAACTGCTGATCCGCCGCAGCTTCGCCGACTACTTCTGGCTGTGGCTGCAGGATGCCAGCGCCGAGTTCGGGCTGGCGGTGAAGGCCTAG
- a CDS encoding ATP-binding protein codes for MDSRLNAFLERAEAVLARLEPLLPSPRVTIDWSRSLAARWHREGHGGYLQPLDVSLDLNLSDLIGVDKQREQLARNTRQFVDGLPANHALLWGARGTGKSSLVRALLAEHGGAGLRLIEIERDHLADLPRVVEQLAKLPQRFVLFCDDLSFEAGEGDYRVLKSVLDGSLERAPDNVLLYATSNRRHLVPEKQSDNDNWQMVDGELHPNEAVEDKIALSDRFGLWLSFYPFSQEHFLEVVRHWIAVLAAAAGLRWAWDEELSKAAIRWALGRGNRNGRCAYQFARYWVGLQLLESRA; via the coding sequence GTGGACTCCCGCCTGAATGCTTTTCTCGAGCGTGCCGAGGCCGTTCTGGCCCGCCTGGAGCCGTTGCTGCCGAGCCCGCGCGTGACGATCGACTGGAGCCGCAGCCTGGCGGCGCGCTGGCACCGTGAGGGTCATGGGGGCTATCTGCAGCCGCTGGACGTGAGCCTGGATCTTAATCTCAGCGATCTGATCGGCGTGGATAAGCAGCGCGAGCAGCTAGCGCGCAATACCCGCCAGTTCGTCGATGGCTTGCCCGCTAACCATGCGCTGCTCTGGGGCGCGCGCGGGACCGGCAAGTCGTCGCTGGTGCGCGCGCTGCTGGCCGAGCATGGCGGCGCCGGGTTGCGCCTGATCGAGATCGAGCGCGACCATCTGGCCGACTTGCCGCGGGTGGTGGAGCAACTGGCGAAGCTGCCACAGCGTTTCGTGCTGTTCTGCGACGACCTGTCCTTCGAGGCCGGCGAGGGCGACTACCGGGTGCTGAAAAGCGTGCTCGACGGCTCGCTGGAGCGCGCGCCGGACAACGTGCTGCTGTATGCCACCTCCAATCGCCGCCATCTGGTGCCGGAAAAGCAGAGCGACAACGACAACTGGCAGATGGTCGACGGCGAACTGCATCCCAACGAGGCGGTGGAGGACAAGATCGCGCTCTCCGACCGTTTCGGCCTGTGGCTGTCCTTCTACCCCTTCAGCCAGGAGCACTTCCTTGAGGTGGTGCGCCACTGGATCGCGGTGCTGGCCGCCGCCGCCGGTTTGCGCTGGGCCTGGGACGAGGAGCTGAGCAAGGCCGCGATCCGCTGGGCGCTCGGGCGCGGCAACCGCAACGGGCGCTGCGCCTACCAGTTCGCCCGCTACTGGGTGGGGCTGCAACTGCTGGAGTCGCGGGCATGA
- the purU gene encoding formyltetrahydrofolate deformylase has product MSRTPDTWILTAHCPSVLGTVDAVTRFLYEQRCYVTEHHSFDDRLSGRFFIRVEFRQPDSFDEQTFRAGLGERLAPFDMHTELTPPGYRAKVVLMVSKADHCLNDLLYRQRIGQLPMDVVAVVSNHPDLEPLARWHDIPYHHFPLDPNDKPAQERKVLQVIEQTGAELVVLARYMQVLSPELCRRLDGWAINIHHSLLPGFKGAKPYHQAYQKGVKLVGATAHYINNDLDEGPIIAQGVESVDHAHYPEDLIAKGRDIECLTLAKAVGLHIERRVFLNANRTVVLHA; this is encoded by the coding sequence ATGAGCCGCACCCCCGATACCTGGATTCTCACCGCCCACTGCCCGAGCGTGCTCGGCACCGTGGATGCGGTGACGCGCTTCCTCTACGAGCAGCGTTGCTACGTCACCGAGCACCACTCGTTCGACGACCGGCTGTCCGGACGCTTCTTCATTCGCGTCGAGTTCCGCCAGCCGGACAGCTTCGACGAGCAGACCTTCCGCGCCGGCCTCGGCGAGCGCCTCGCGCCCTTCGACATGCACACCGAGCTGACCCCGCCGGGCTACCGCGCCAAGGTGGTGCTGATGGTGTCCAAGGCCGATCACTGCCTCAACGATCTGCTCTATCGCCAGCGCATCGGTCAACTGCCGATGGATGTGGTGGCGGTGGTCTCCAACCATCCGGATCTGGAACCGCTGGCGCGCTGGCACGACATTCCCTATCACCACTTCCCGCTCGACCCCAACGACAAGCCGGCGCAGGAGCGTAAGGTGCTGCAGGTGATCGAGCAGACCGGCGCCGAACTGGTGGTGCTCGCCCGCTACATGCAGGTGCTCTCACCCGAGCTGTGCCGCCGCCTGGATGGCTGGGCGATCAACATTCACCACTCGCTGCTGCCCGGCTTCAAGGGCGCCAAGCCCTACCACCAGGCCTACCAGAAGGGCGTCAAGCTGGTTGGCGCCACCGCCCACTACATCAACAACGACCTCGACGAGGGACCGATCATCGCCCAGGGCGTGGAGTCGGTGGACCACGCCCACTATCCCGAGGACCTGATCGCCAAGGGCCGTGACATCGAGTGCCTGACCCTGGCCAAGGCGGTCGGCCTGCATATCGAGCGGCGCGTGTTCCTCAACGCCAACCGCACCGTGGTGCTGCACGCCTAG